TACGAGCTTCGACGACGTTGGTCGTGAGCGGGTTGGCGATTCTTACTTCGCGACCGAATTCGACGCGCTGAGGTTTGCCTGGTCGCGCCCAGGTGCAGAGCACAGTCCCTGCGGAGCCTTGGAAGACGAAGCCGTAGTGCTGGTCGTTGAGCAGCACCCAGCCGAGGTAAGTCGGACGCTGGCCAAGGTATTGAATCAGCTGTTGCATAGCGGTGTAGGCTGGCCGTGGTTTTCCCTTGGCATCGATCAACCCGAGTGGACCGCTGTCGCCATCGCGTCCCTCGAACCATTGAATGCAGGCGACCCCTTGGGCAATTCCCATCGTGTAAGCCTTCACCAAAGCATGCGCCTGGTTGTCGGCTCCCTTGCTGGAGTCGGAGCCCAATTCGGTAAATATGATCGGCACGTTCTCTTTGGCGGGATTTCTCACAGCCAGCATTCTGCGCACCGTGGGAACGATGTTCATGAACACCGCTTCCGAGCCTGTGTTATTTGCCACACCGTTCAGCACTTCGTAGGGATGCAGCACGATGTAGTCGAAATGGTCTTTCGCTCCCGCTTGAATAACCTGATCCAAATAATTCACATGCGCACTCTTGGCCGAAAGACCAACCAGACAATCGGGCTGGGCAGCCTTGGCTGCGTCATACGCGCTGACAACGATTTTGGCATAGTCCGCAGGCGTTTGATCCTTGCCCGTACCGTTTGGTGGCTCATTCCAGATTTCGAAATGACGCGACTTCCCCTTCACGTGAGTCGCAACTTGCGATACGTAGTTCGACCAGGCTGGCAAATTGTTGACAGGCAACGTGCCGGGGCGATCGAGTTGATTCCACTTGCCGCTTCCGTAAAGCAGTATTCCAAACTCAATCTTCTGTTCGGCGAGATACTCCAGCTGCCGATCCAGTTCGTCCCACTTCCATTTTCCTTCTTCGGGTTCGAGGCCTCCCCAGCCAGCCTGCGGCGAGCGAAAAACTCGCAGACCGATGGCGGACATTTGTGGAATCCAAGTGGCGTTGTCCGCCACCGAGCGATTTCTCACGTGGCTGGCACCGACGCCAAACGGACTCGGGAACGGATCGACGCTCGCCGGCTGAGCACCGGCAGGTGCTGCCGTCAGGAGTAGTGCGCAGGAGAGAATGAGAATTGATACGACCAGCTGCGCGGAAGTGCGCAGGCTACGCATCGAGTGAAAGTGGAGAGTCATCTCAGCTCACTTATTCGAAAGTTGGCTCAGGAAAGACGTGGAGCATCATTTTCGATGCTCCGCTATTGTCTGGCAATTGCGGCGAAGGTTGCAGCCGAGCCGAAGCTCAGAGCAAAACCACTAAGCTGGCTTGGCAGCCACTTTGCGCTTCGGCTTCTTGGGCTTCATCGGTTTCTCCTCGGCGCGAGGAGCGGACGGCGCTGCGGGTCGGCGCTCTTCGGCAAGTCGCGAAATGTTAAGTTCCTGGCCGGCCACACGGACCTTCTTCA
Above is a window of Anatilimnocola aggregata DNA encoding:
- a CDS encoding glycoside hydrolase family protein; amino-acid sequence: MTLHFHSMRSLRTSAQLVVSILILSCALLLTAAPAGAQPASVDPFPSPFGVGASHVRNRSVADNATWIPQMSAIGLRVFRSPQAGWGGLEPEEGKWKWDELDRQLEYLAEQKIEFGILLYGSGKWNQLDRPGTLPVNNLPAWSNYVSQVATHVKGKSRHFEIWNEPPNGTGKDQTPADYAKIVVSAYDAAKAAQPDCLVGLSAKSAHVNYLDQVIQAGAKDHFDYIVLHPYEVLNGVANNTGSEAVFMNIVPTVRRMLAVRNPAKENVPIIFTELGSDSSKGADNQAHALVKAYTMGIAQGVACIQWFEGRDGDSGPLGLIDAKGKPRPAYTAMQQLIQYLGQRPTYLGWVLLNDQHYGFVFQGSAGTVLCTWARPGKPQRVEFGREVRIANPLTTNVVEARSYELTIAPVLVLNVPESFVSQAKANRTKPFPWGGDFSDANSVSITFGETTAEKGLHTAAGADVAAAVIAYGGSARAGDVPGGNVFTVDPNFLNYTTVPLEITAVVRRNPANENSGFKLVYESKTGFKTAGGWYTVPDNKKWHTVTWKIDDAQFVNYWGFNFNLESDGNKFNKYLIQSVTVTKRTP